The Caldisericia bacterium DNA segment GATATACCCTCGGATGGATGGGGCTTTATGGGTCAGGTGAGCAGGACCATAAAGGGACACAGCCTCACGTTCGGAGCTGACCTTCAAGGAGCAAAAGTTGAAACCAATTATGATTATGCAGGAAAAGGGCTGAGGTTCTACACCGGGAGGGCAAACCTGTACTCGATGTTCGTGCACGATGAAATACCTCTTCTTGGAGGGAAGGTGGCGCTCAGCTTAGGGGCACGGTATGACTGGTGGAAGCACACCAAAGGACGCTTCACCGATGAGACCACCGGAAAGCTGATAGAGATTGACTATCCGGAAAGAGGTGACAGCGCCTTATCTCCCAAAGCAGGGATGGTCTATCGCCCCAGGGAAGAGATCAGGTTCAGGGCATCATTCAGCACGGGATTTAAGGTTCCGGGAATCTATTACCTTTACAGGTCGGGCCCTCACGGTCCGAGAAAGTTCGATGTGGGCAACCCGGACCTGAAGCCCGAGAGGATGACCCACTCCATTGACATAGGGTTCGATATCAGACCCATTGGAGAGCTGCAGGCGACCTTTACCTATTACAACTCAAGCTTCAAGGATTTCATCTACAAGAAGACCCTTTCTGAGGAGGAAATACCTCCGTACTTCCATCCTGAGCCGGGACAGGAGGTCATACAGCCGGTAAACGTGGGAAGGGTTGATA contains these protein-coding regions:
- a CDS encoding TonB-dependent receptor yields the protein DIPSDGWGFMGQVSRTIKGHSLTFGADLQGAKVETNYDYAGKGLRFYTGRANLYSMFVHDEIPLLGGKVALSLGARYDWWKHTKGRFTDETTGKLIEIDYPERGDSALSPKAGMVYRPREEIRFRASFSTGFKVPGIYYLYRSGPHGPRKFDVGNPDLKPERMTHSIDIGFDIRPIGELQATFTYYNSSFKDFIYKKTLSEEEIPPYFHPEPGQEVIQPVNVGRVDIHGYEAGIKVELHPHWSILANYTYNRSIIKEHELAPELEGKKLSKTPEYRFNFGLSYDNPKVFRVSATFRNVGPRFYDEKNEKRLEGYSVWDLKISRALFGGLELSLSVDNLTDEKYKMSWYYLAPPRTIMASLAYKY